The nucleotide window GTTGCGTACACATACCTTATGTTGAGGTCCGAAGATGATACTCCTCCCTGCTGACCCCACCAGATCGTGCCGGACCACGTTGTCCAGACCGGGTTTCCGGGTTTGTATGGTATCCAGATCTTGTACGTTCCGTCACTCAGCTTCGTCCACCCTATTAGGAGATATCCTGTATCCACATCGATATGGACGACAACCCCTGAGGGTATATCGTACCTGCTGGGCTGGCCTGATCCGGGTTCATGTACTATAACCCTGACGTTGGTGTTGTCGCTGGTCAGCTTGAACACAAAGCTCTCCCCGGCAGTTATGTTTATTACGTGGTCTATATTTCCGGTTCCCTCTTCATCTGACCTCTCCGGGTTCATCCACTCCGCTATCACAGGCCTACCAAAGGCGAAGCCGTTTGTCTGGGATATTGAAACCTGGCTTTCCGCTTCTACGTCCACGGAGCCCTCTGTGTTGGGTGGAATGACCGTTACATCACCGCTGATCTCAATCTTCGTAAGGAAAAGGCCGAGGCTGAAGTCTCTCCCCATGCTGAGGTTGATCAGTGCCCCTTTGAGGGCGTCGTCGTTGTCCAGGTAGGCGTTGTTGAGAGCCTCCACCTTCTTGAAATCAATTGTGTCGGGATAGGACGGATTTTCAAGACCCAGATGGATGAGAGTGGAGGGATCAGCCTCCCAGTCCTCCGGGTCCCCGGGAGTTTTTACCAGGATATCCAGAATGTCGTCTCCAACGTTGCTCCTCTCGTACCAGCCCACCATCGTGGTTATCTCGCCCTTTAACGCGGTTGAGGTTGTACTGACCATACCAAGGATCATTACCACCATTACGAGAGACAGCATCGCGTCCAGTGAGAACATCTGACCCCTTCTTCTCATGCTCTCACCACTTTTACTTTGATAACAACCTTCTTGTCCCCGTAGTAGAGGGTTCCCCCGCTTAGCTTTGCGTCGCTGTGGGCAACTAAGTCGCGGGTTATGAAGGTTTTTATTCGCCACGCAATCCCGCCATTCTTCAGGTCGATCTTTCCCGAGTACTCTATCCTGACGTTTATCGTTATGGTATCTCCGCTTTCGCTTGACTTGACGGAAACAACGCGGAAAGATTTGGAGGTGTAGTTTGAGGCCGTGATAATCCTATTGAGAACGCGGTACTGGTTGTCGTTTGTTATGGCCCCGGAGTTGAGGTATGCGCATGCACTCGTGGCGGAGTTCCTGACGTACGTTACCAGGGATGCACTTCTGTTTTCGTCAAGATAGGAGGGGGTTATAATAACTATCCCTGTTAGAATTATCCCTATTATGAAGAGAACTTCCACCGAGGTCTGACCCCTACGGCGATGTCTGGAGCTCGACATACGTCTTTCCCTCCTCCTCTCTGGCCACTATCCATATCTCGTCCCTGGTTGGGTTGAGCTGTATCGAATCGTCCTGGTATATCGGGACGGGGCTTTTCTGGACTACCGTATACCGTTTTCCCCCGATTACTCCAATCACCGTTATCGTATTGTCCTCGGCTTTTAGTCTCACCACTATCCTCTCTCCACTCTTGAGGGGGAACGGTGAGGTTTTCCTCACGCTGAATCCATTCCCGCTTGCATAGACCTTGGCCACGGTGTCCCTGATGTCCACCGAGAACACCTTGAGCCTCGCGGTCACGTCAAAGGTTTCGGCGTTGCCCTTCTCGCTCGTGGCTATGTAGACCACGTTGAGCATCGTTATCATCACAAGCGTAACCGCGAACAGAAAGTCAAGGCTTATCTGGCCCTTTCTCATCTTCACCCACCGGGGTTGATGTTTATCGTGATTTCCAGGTAGCTGCCGACGACCCTAGCATTCCAGTCCTCGTCCCTGCTCGGGTCCCACTCAACGATTATCCTGACGGACTTCGCCGGAAGGCCGTCTGGGAACACTATGCCCTTCCCCACAGAGGTGTACGGCATCTCGGTCAGAACGGTGTTCTTTTCCTCGTTACCTACGTCTGCTGTTCTTAGCTGATCCCCGACGCCAACGAACACAAAGCTGTTCGAGGCCCCGACGCTCACCTTGGCCGAGCCAGAGGCCTTCTGGAGGTAATCAGGCTCGGCGAGGTAGGTGACCTTCACGTATGTGGTCGATTTTGCCCCAGGTCCCTGGGCGTAGACCTGGGCTATCGTACCCGCTATCGCGTTGGCGAGGCTCTTTTCCTCTAGGAGGATCTGCATTTTAAGGGTCTCCGTTGAAGTCGAACCCTGCTGGAACGTGATGCTGTTGACTGAGTAGAGCAAAAGTATGAGCATTATTCCGAACACAAGCATGAATTCCAGTGACACCTGGCCGCGTCTCGCAATCTTCATGTTTTCTCCCCTCACTACTGGTATATCTTTGAACATCTATTTAATGGTTGCCCTTGGATTTTTCGGCCGTTACTACTGCGAAAAGGCCCGTTCCGAGTTTTCTGGCCTCGATACCGAAGTAATCACCGCTAAATATTTTGAACTTGTAGCGCTCGGGCTGGAGGTTGTGTTTTCTGACGAGTTCACCCAGCTCGTCGATGAAAAACTGCGTGAGTTCGTAGTATATCAGGTCGGACCTATCCCTGCTGCGGTCGCGGATGAGAACCGCCAGCGGCAGCAGTGCCATGCCGAGAAGGACATAGGCCTGGCCGGTCATAACTGAAGCCGCGCCTGTGAGGACGAGTACCGCTGCGAGCAGAGCGTAGCCGAGTTTCTCTCTCTTTTTGAGCTCCTTCAGCTCCCTAACCTTTGCCTCCCAGATGTCGAGTAAAGCCGGGTTGTAGAAGTCAAAGGCGGTGTGACGCTTTCCCTTTGCCATCCTCTCCCTGATGAGGTCGTCCCAGTCGTCCTTGTAGTAGATAACTTCCCCGTGGAGCTTCGCCCTCTCGGCGTCAAGGGAGGAGATAATTCTGATTATGTCCTCGGCACTCTCGTGGGCAATATGGGAGTAGACCTCCTTCTCGTCAAGGTCGAGGGCCACTTCGACGGAGTCCTTCACAGGGTCAGTCATCCTTTTCCCTCCTCAGCCTCTTTGCCACCTCGTCCACGTCGGGGAACGTTCCCTCGTATACGTCACCGGCAGGATAAACATCGTCGAAATCCGGCAGGCCGCTCAGAAGCTCTCTCTTCCGGCTTTCCGCTTCCTCCTTTGCCCTCATAAACGACTGGGCGTAGTTTCTGGCGGTGATTATGATGTCCTCTATGCTCTTGCTGTCGTAGATGCCGCTGAGGAGGGTGACGACCTCGACGTCCCTCTCGCGGGGGTCCGGGTAGAAGCCGCGGAATATCTGCTTTCCCTTTATTTTGTTGGTGAGGTAGTCGAGCGCTTCAAAGATATCGCCGGCCTTCAGGACCTCAGGGGGGCCGTGAACCGCCACGAGGCCGTAGAGTGCGGACTCTATGTTGGCGTCGAGGTATAGTCCCTCGTTTTCGAACGATTTTATGATGAGGCGCGAGAGGCTCTTGACCCTGCCTGCCTCGGCCTTTGCGTACCCCACTGTGGCGAAGCTGCCGAATGCCTTGAGGACGAACTTCAGGTCGCTCGCGTCGAGGGTCTGCTCGCCGGGAACATCGACGAGCGCCAGGAGGGAAGCTATGCGCTCGACTATTGTATAGTTTATCCGCTCATAGGCGTGGGTTATATCGTCGCCGCTCCCGCGGAGCTTGTTGTTGTCTATGGCGATTATCGAGTCCGCTATCTTGGAGAGCTTATCTATCGTTATAGCGGCGTTGATTGTTGGTCTGATGCCCTCCTCCCTGAGGGGAAGGGCCCCTATTGCGACGACGAGGGAGTCGGGATACTCCTCCTTCAGGGCCTCCGCGAGGATGGGCGTCCCCCCGGCCCCGGTTCCGCCGCCGAAGCCAAAGGTGAGGAAGAATATGTCCACGTCCTCGTAGCCTATTATGGACCCTATCTTGCGCATCACAACGGGCAGGTCGCGCTTCATGGCCTCCCTGCCGAGTATGGGGTTGGCGTTGACGCCCTTTCCTCCGGTTATGCCCTCACCGATGAGTATCCTGCGCTCGTGGGGAACGTGCTTGAGGTATTCAAGGTCCCCACGGGAAGTGTTTATCGCAAGGGTTTCAAAATCAACAAGAGAAAAGAGGTCGGCGATTTTAGTTCCGCACTGACCGATCCCGATGATTAGAGCCCTCACTTCCCTATCACCCCACCGCTATTACTTCTATTCTTCCGTTCTCGATGACGAGCACCATTGCGCTTCCGCCGATGTACTTGATGAAACCTGTGGTGAAGACTTCCTTCGCTATCTCCCCGTTCTCAGGCTCGTAGAATACGAAGAGCACCACCCCTTCCGGCGTCTTGCCGGGTATGAGGACAACTGACTTGTTCAGCGGAACGGTGACGTTGCCGACGGTAACGTTATCGCCGTCTATGTGGAAGGGCAGGTACGGGTTGTAGGCCCTTATACTGTAGCCACTGAAGTTTGAGAGAACAATGTAGCTTCCCTCGCCGATTCCGGTGCCGTTGGCCGCGATGAAGCCGCCGCTGAACGTGTCGCTCAGGCGGTTCACTATTTCAGCCACGCTCTCGTTGTCCATATCCGGTGCGATGACCTCAAAGATGTCCCTGTCGAGCGCTGCCCTCACGTCGTTGAGGCTGACTGGGGGTATGTACTGGAAGCGGCAGAGGTAGAGCACAGCGTTCGCGGTCTCGATGGGCTTGTTCCTTATCAGCCCGCTGTCCCTGGCGTTCATCACGAAGTCGAGGGTCTCGGAGGTGTAGTTGTAGCCGTGCCTGAGGAGCAGGTCAGTGGCGCGTACGGTCAGCTCAACGCTCGGGGTTCCGGGGTACTCCCTGTTCTTCTGCCAGATGTAGTATGCCTTCCAGTAGGCCCAGCCGCCGTTTATTCTCTGGTCCATGAGCCACTGGAGATGGGGTTCAAGCTCTTCGGGGGTGGCCACATTCTCCAGGGCTTCAAGAACCGTTATGGTAGTCAGTACGTCCGGCTTGAGCATGTATGAGAAGTGATGGGTTGTGACATGGGTTCCCCAGCCGCCGTTGCTTATGCTGAGAAGCCACTCCTTGGCGGCCTGGATGAGAGGGTCGTTCGCGGGGACACCGAGGTCGAGGAGGGCCTTGACTGCCAGAGCCGTTTCGTAGGGCTGTGGGCCTAGGACGGTGTTGCCCCAGAGGCCGTAGTCAAGCTGGGCGTTTCTTATCAGTTCAACGGCACTGACCTTCTCCTCCTCGCTCAGCAGGCCGTAGTGGAGCAGGGTCTCGAGTGCATAGTAATAGCCGACGGACATTCTTCCGTTTTCCTTGACCCAGAGGGCGTCCTTCTCGAAGGCGTTTCTGGCCCACTTGAGGGCCTTATTGATGCTCTCGTTGGTGGGATAGCACTTTTCCAGCCCTAGGAGGGCGTAGTAGGTGGCCTTCTCGTTGCTCGGTTCATTGAGAACGAGCCCCCAGCCACCGTCGAGGTTTTGCATGTACTTGAGCTCCCTGCAGGGCATGGTGTACGGGTTGGTAACCTCACTTGGGATGGTGACCTTCAGAGGGTGAGACAGCGCCATCAGTGCGAAGGCGGTTGAGGATATGATCTCCGTCTGGGACATGAGGCTCGGGGTGTTCATCCAGTAGAAGATGTCGTCCGAGGACCTGCCCTCGTTTTCGAGCATTTTGAGCGCCCTTGCGACATCGAGATCTATGGGAGAGACCAGAACGAGGGCGTAGGTGAGCATAGCTCTCTCCTTGGTCTCAGGGGTCTCCTTGAGGAGGATGTCCTTGAGCTGATCTGCTACATCGCTCCCGAGGGGGTAGCCGGTGCTGTGGTAAGCTATGACCCTGAGGGCCAGGAATTCGTAATTTGAAATCTCGCAGGAGGAGGCGTTGACGCTCTCAAGGTATCTAATGGCGTCCCGGACGGTTCTGCTGTTGTAAGTGTAACCGTTTTCGCCAAGGGCCCAGAGGGCCACGACAGTTGGATAGCACGAGACTGGGGTTCCGGGGATGTACCCCCAGCCGTTCTCTTCTTTGGAGGCGAGGAGGTAGTCGATTCCAGAATCAATTGCCCCCTTGACGTCTCTCGCCTTCCAGACGTCCATCAGGGGGTACGCCCTGGTGAGTGCTATCACGGCGTAGGCGGTGTCAAGGACGTTGCTGGGTTCGTTGAAGTAGTGGCCCCAGCCCCCGTCCTCGTTCTGCTCCTTTAGAAGCTCGTCCACGAGGGCCTCGATGTCGGGAGTTACGTCCCAGTTCACATCATCGCGTGCCGAGATCAGGGCCATCAGTGCCAGGCTTACTTCCCTCGTCTCCTTTGTGCTCTGGGAAGCCCCGCTGAGAAACGTCACGGAGCCGTCTATCTTTCCGGCGCCAACGGCTGGAATCAGCATGAGAACAATCATTATCGTGGCCAGAACCTTCTTCATCACCTTACACCCCTAAGCAGATTCTAAGCGCCGAGAATAAATAAACTTTTTCCATATTCCTGCGGAGTAAAAAGAAAGAGCGGTCAGTGCTTTATGAATCTGCCGCCGATTCCGGTTCCGTGGGGATCAACGTCGTCGCGCATTATGAGCACGACCCTGCTCGGCTCGTATTCATCTTCGATGTGGTAGCCGGGCAGGTGCTTCACCAGCTCCTCGGCGAAGGCCTTAATCTCCTCGTGCCTCGGCATGTTGTTGATGGTGAGCCTGTTGCGCGAGAATCCGACGAACATGTAGGCTTTTGCCTCGACGAACATCGGGTTGGCGAGCTTTATCAGCTTCGCGTAGCCCTCCGGGTTGTGCATGTTCTCGCCCCTGACGAGGGTCAGCCTTACCACCGTCCTGGTCTGGGCATCATTCATGAGCCCCAGCGTCTCCTTTATCTTCTCCCATCCGTCCGGAATCATGGGGACGTTCACGCGGTTGTAGGTCCCGATGTCCGGAGCGGTGAGTGAGACATAGAGCTG belongs to Thermococcus camini and includes:
- a CDS encoding terpene cyclase/mutase family protein; its protein translation is MKKVLATIMIVLMLIPAVGAGKIDGSVTFLSGASQSTKETREVSLALMALISARDDVNWDVTPDIEALVDELLKEQNEDGGWGHYFNEPSNVLDTAYAVIALTRAYPLMDVWKARDVKGAIDSGIDYLLASKEENGWGYIPGTPVSCYPTVVALWALGENGYTYNSRTVRDAIRYLESVNASSCEISNYEFLALRVIAYHSTGYPLGSDVADQLKDILLKETPETKERAMLTYALVLVSPIDLDVARALKMLENEGRSSDDIFYWMNTPSLMSQTEIISSTAFALMALSHPLKVTIPSEVTNPYTMPCRELKYMQNLDGGWGLVLNEPSNEKATYYALLGLEKCYPTNESINKALKWARNAFEKDALWVKENGRMSVGYYYALETLLHYGLLSEEEKVSAVELIRNAQLDYGLWGNTVLGPQPYETALAVKALLDLGVPANDPLIQAAKEWLLSISNGGWGTHVTTHHFSYMLKPDVLTTITVLEALENVATPEELEPHLQWLMDQRINGGWAYWKAYYIWQKNREYPGTPSVELTVRATDLLLRHGYNYTSETLDFVMNARDSGLIRNKPIETANAVLYLCRFQYIPPVSLNDVRAALDRDIFEVIAPDMDNESVAEIVNRLSDTFSGGFIAANGTGIGEGSYIVLSNFSGYSIRAYNPYLPFHIDGDNVTVGNVTVPLNKSVVLIPGKTPEGVVLFVFYEPENGEIAKEVFTTGFIKYIGGSAMVLVIENGRIEVIAVG
- a CDS encoding FtsZ/tubulin family protein, with amino-acid sequence MRALIIGIGQCGTKIADLFSLVDFETLAINTSRGDLEYLKHVPHERRILIGEGITGGKGVNANPILGREAMKRDLPVVMRKIGSIIGYEDVDIFFLTFGFGGGTGAGGTPILAEALKEEYPDSLVVAIGALPLREEGIRPTINAAITIDKLSKIADSIIAIDNNKLRGSGDDITHAYERINYTIVERIASLLALVDVPGEQTLDASDLKFVLKAFGSFATVGYAKAEAGRVKSLSRLIIKSFENEGLYLDANIESALYGLVAVHGPPEVLKAGDIFEALDYLTNKIKGKQIFRGFYPDPRERDVEVVTLLSGIYDSKSIEDIIITARNYAQSFMRAKEEAESRKRELLSGLPDFDDVYPAGDVYEGTFPDVDEVAKRLRREKDD
- a CDS encoding class III signal peptide-containing protein; the protein is MKIARRGQVSLEFMLVFGIMLILLLYSVNSITFQQGSTSTETLKMQILLEEKSLANAIAGTIAQVYAQGPGAKSTTYVKVTYLAEPDYLQKASGSAKVSVGASNSFVFVGVGDQLRTADVGNEEKNTVLTEMPYTSVGKGIVFPDGLPAKSVRIIVEWDPSRDEDWNARVVGSYLEITININPGG